One Cellulomonas sp. Y8 DNA segment encodes these proteins:
- a CDS encoding glycoside hydrolase family 15 protein: MHRRPLVAAVVLASLAAGLVAWGATGPRTRTIDLYSEGVVATPAGPELVPAGGQPLLHEGTRVEVDPATTADDDLAAEQRAWLAAGTVPGADGPYAGMVTDALLDLRTLVQDGGAAVAAWTPYWRYVWPRDASFVAVALARTGHLADAREVLGFLTRVQAADGSFEARYLPDGSGAVPDDRAPQTDGTGWSLWAAGQVVAAAPEAEQAAVAAELAPLVRRGAAHAVALVAGDGLPPASPDYWEVAEDELTLGTVAPLLAGLEAAGPVLDLLGDDAAAQDARDAAERTRAAVEREFGDDSDYGRYASSSVADAASAFVLPPFQPTALDGAEDAWRASAAAMARPAGGLAPGAGWRQDGISWTPQTSLYALTAAAAGDDVQAHARLTWLDAHRTTMGALPEKVLADGSPAAVAPLAWTAACVVLAVAALDG; this comes from the coding sequence TCGTCGCCGCCGTCGTGCTGGCGTCCCTCGCGGCGGGGCTGGTCGCCTGGGGCGCGACCGGTCCGCGCACCCGCACGATCGACCTGTACAGCGAGGGCGTCGTCGCGACGCCGGCCGGCCCGGAGCTCGTCCCGGCCGGCGGGCAGCCGCTGCTGCACGAGGGCACCCGCGTCGAGGTCGACCCCGCGACGACCGCCGACGACGACCTCGCCGCCGAGCAGCGCGCGTGGCTCGCCGCGGGGACGGTGCCCGGCGCGGACGGGCCCTACGCCGGCATGGTCACCGACGCGCTGCTGGACCTGCGCACGCTCGTGCAGGACGGCGGCGCCGCCGTCGCGGCCTGGACGCCGTACTGGCGGTACGTGTGGCCGCGGGACGCGTCGTTCGTGGCCGTCGCCCTCGCCCGGACGGGCCACCTGGCCGACGCGCGCGAGGTCCTGGGATTCCTGACCCGCGTGCAGGCCGCGGACGGGTCCTTCGAGGCCCGGTACCTGCCCGACGGCTCCGGGGCCGTGCCGGACGACCGGGCGCCGCAGACGGACGGCACCGGCTGGTCGCTGTGGGCGGCGGGCCAGGTGGTGGCCGCCGCGCCCGAGGCGGAGCAGGCGGCGGTGGCGGCCGAGCTCGCGCCGCTGGTCCGACGGGGCGCCGCCCACGCGGTCGCGCTGGTCGCGGGCGACGGGCTGCCGCCGGCGTCGCCGGACTACTGGGAGGTCGCCGAGGACGAGCTGACCCTCGGCACGGTGGCGCCCCTCCTGGCCGGGCTGGAGGCCGCGGGGCCGGTGCTCGACCTGCTGGGCGACGACGCCGCCGCGCAGGACGCGCGCGACGCCGCCGAGCGGACCCGGGCGGCGGTCGAGCGCGAGTTCGGCGACGACTCGGACTACGGCCGGTACGCGAGCAGCAGCGTGGCCGACGCGGCGAGCGCGTTCGTGCTGCCGCCGTTCCAGCCGACGGCGCTCGACGGGGCGGAGGACGCCTGGCGGGCGTCGGCGGCGGCGATGGCGCGACCCGCGGGCGGCCTGGCCCCGGGCGCGGGCTGGCGGCAGGACGGCATCTCGTGGACGCCGCAGACGTCGCTGTACGCGCTGACCGCGGCCGCCGCCGGCGACGACGTCCAGGCGCACGCCCGCCTCACCTGGCTGGACGCGCACCGCACCACGATGGGCGCGCTGCCGGAGAAGGTGCTCGCGGACGGGTCGCCCGCGGCCGTCGCCCCGCTCGCCTGGACCGCGGCGTGCGTGGTCCTCGCGGTGGCGGCGCTCGACGGCTGA
- a CDS encoding cold-shock protein: protein MSQGTVKWFNAEKGYGFITPADGGQDLFVHFSAIQTNGYRSLEEGQSVEFEVGQGTKGPQAEQVRPL from the coding sequence ATGTCGCAGGGAACCGTCAAGTGGTTCAACGCCGAGAAGGGCTACGGGTTCATCACCCCGGCCGACGGCGGCCAGGACCTGTTCGTCCACTTCAGCGCCATCCAGACCAACGGGTACCGCAGCCTCGAGGAGGGGCAGTCGGTGGAGTTCGAGGTCGGGCAGGGCACCAAGGGCCCGCAGGCCGAGCAGGTCCGCCCGCTCTGA
- a CDS encoding uracil-DNA glycosylase, with translation MTSAPLSELVAPDWAEALAPVEPLVHAAGEFLRAEVAAGRDYLPAGPDVLRAFTRPLADVRVLVVGQDPYPTPGHPMGLSFSVQPDVRPVPRSLANIFTELRADLGVPQPSTGDLSPWADRGVMLLNRVLTVRPGEPASHRGRGWEAVTDRAIAALVARGGPLVAVLWGRDAQSLTPALGDVPVVASPHPSPLSASRGFFGSRPFSRVNALLVEQGAEPVDWSLP, from the coding sequence GTGACGTCCGCACCCCTGTCCGAGCTGGTGGCCCCCGACTGGGCGGAGGCGCTCGCCCCGGTCGAGCCCCTGGTGCACGCCGCGGGGGAGTTCCTGCGGGCGGAGGTCGCCGCCGGCCGCGACTACCTGCCGGCCGGCCCGGACGTGCTCCGCGCGTTCACCCGGCCGCTCGCCGACGTGCGCGTGCTCGTCGTCGGGCAGGACCCCTACCCCACCCCCGGGCACCCGATGGGGCTGTCGTTCTCCGTCCAGCCCGACGTGCGCCCCGTGCCGCGGTCGCTCGCGAACATCTTCACCGAGCTGCGCGCCGACCTCGGCGTGCCGCAGCCGAGCACCGGCGACCTGTCGCCCTGGGCGGACCGCGGCGTCATGCTGCTCAACCGCGTGCTCACGGTGCGGCCGGGCGAGCCCGCGTCGCACCGCGGCCGCGGGTGGGAGGCCGTCACGGACCGGGCGATCGCGGCCCTGGTCGCCCGGGGCGGGCCGCTGGTGGCCGTGCTGTGGGGCCGGGACGCGCAGTCCCTGACCCCCGCGCTCGGCGACGTCCCGGTGGTCGCGAGCCCGCACCCCAGCCCGCTGTCCGCGAGCCGCGGGTTCTTCGGCTCCCGCCCGTTCTCGCGCGTGAACGCGCTGCTCGTCGAGCAGGGCGCGGAGCCGGTCGACTGGTCGCTTCCCTGA
- a CDS encoding DUF3263 domain-containing protein, whose translation MDATAERTADRPALVAVEGGADDAATGLSERDREVLAFERQWWKYAGAKEQAIRELFDMSATRYYQVLNALIDAPAALAHDPMLVKRLRRMRSTRQRARSARRLGTDA comes from the coding sequence ATGGACGCGACGGCTGAGCGCACTGCCGACCGGCCCGCCCTGGTGGCGGTCGAGGGCGGCGCGGACGACGCGGCGACCGGGCTGTCCGAGCGCGACCGCGAGGTGCTGGCGTTCGAGCGGCAGTGGTGGAAGTACGCGGGCGCCAAGGAGCAGGCGATCCGCGAGCTGTTCGACATGTCGGCGACCCGGTACTACCAGGTGCTGAACGCCCTGATCGACGCGCCCGCCGCGCTCGCGCACGACCCGATGCTGGTCAAGCGGCTGCGCCGGATGCGGTCCACCCGGCAGCGCGCCCGCAGCGCCCGCCGGCTCGGCACCGACGCCTGA
- a CDS encoding LytR C-terminal domain-containing protein, whose protein sequence is MTKASDRYPEDEFDAEPAPDAPIGVHRAPRTWWSRWWPFVAVVVLVPAVTVGLVAWASSWDGRLPGFGDSTEPAAAAPSEPESSAPAEETPATEDPGAEAPVETEEPPVEEEPAPTADLTTDVRVLNASNRSGLAAGAAGDLEDAGFTAVTTGNGNAGGLQQTTVFYGSADLAPTAQQVADSLGITNVVEDAGTAPEGVVVLLLADFGR, encoded by the coding sequence GTGACCAAGGCGAGCGACCGGTACCCCGAGGACGAGTTCGACGCCGAGCCGGCGCCCGACGCGCCGATCGGCGTGCACCGTGCACCCCGCACCTGGTGGAGCCGGTGGTGGCCCTTCGTCGCGGTGGTCGTCCTGGTGCCCGCCGTCACGGTCGGCCTCGTCGCGTGGGCGTCGTCCTGGGACGGGCGCCTGCCGGGGTTCGGCGACTCGACGGAGCCCGCCGCCGCGGCGCCGAGCGAGCCGGAGTCGTCCGCCCCCGCCGAGGAGACCCCGGCCACCGAGGACCCCGGCGCCGAGGCCCCGGTGGAGACCGAGGAGCCGCCGGTCGAGGAGGAGCCGGCCCCCACGGCCGACCTCACCACGGACGTGCGGGTGCTCAACGCGTCGAACCGCTCGGGCCTCGCGGCCGGTGCCGCGGGCGACCTCGAGGACGCCGGGTTCACCGCCGTCACGACCGGCAACGGCAACGCCGGCGGGCTGCAGCAGACGACGGTGTTCTACGGGAGCGCCGACCTCGCGCCGACGGCGCAGCAGGTCGCGGACTCGCTCGGCATCACGAACGTGGTCGAGGACGCGGGGACCGCGCCCGAGGGCGTCGTCGTCCTCCTGCTGGCGGACTTCGGGCGCTGA
- a CDS encoding SGNH/GDSL hydrolase family protein, translated as MTTHEGAGATAPTQDSTQHRSTPGGTTPDPAGAPPWRRYVAVGDSFTEGLWDTPHGEDGPVRGWADVLAGLLSERRRAAGAEPLQYANLAIRGRLLRPIVVDQVPEALEMEPDLVSLVGGGNDILRPTADPDRLAHGLEQAVARIRATGADVLLATGFDASGSPIVSTTRPRVGVYNAHIWSIARRHGAHVLDLWGMRHLHDIRMWAPDRIHLTSEAHARVAQGALVALGLEPDDPGWDSPLTPLPRPSRAVQARQDAQWLRLYAYPWATRRLRGTSSGDTRRAKLPTLTEV; from the coding sequence GTGACGACGCACGAGGGGGCCGGGGCGACGGCCCCGACGCAGGACAGCACGCAGCACCGCAGCACGCCGGGCGGCACGACGCCCGACCCGGCCGGCGCCCCGCCGTGGCGGCGGTACGTCGCGGTGGGCGACTCGTTCACCGAGGGCCTGTGGGACACCCCGCACGGCGAGGACGGGCCGGTGCGCGGCTGGGCCGACGTGCTCGCCGGGCTGCTGTCCGAGCGCCGGCGGGCCGCGGGGGCCGAGCCGCTGCAGTACGCGAACCTCGCGATCCGCGGCCGGCTGCTGCGGCCGATCGTCGTCGACCAGGTGCCCGAGGCGCTCGAGATGGAGCCCGACCTGGTCAGCCTCGTCGGCGGCGGCAACGACATCCTGCGGCCGACGGCGGACCCGGACCGGCTCGCGCACGGCCTGGAGCAGGCGGTCGCCCGGATCCGCGCCACCGGCGCCGACGTGCTGCTCGCGACCGGCTTCGACGCGTCCGGCTCGCCGATCGTCTCCACCACCCGCCCGCGGGTCGGCGTCTACAACGCGCACATCTGGTCCATCGCCCGGCGGCACGGCGCGCACGTGCTCGACCTGTGGGGCATGCGGCACCTGCACGACATCCGGATGTGGGCGCCGGACCGGATCCACCTCACCTCCGAGGCGCACGCCCGCGTCGCGCAGGGGGCGCTGGTCGCGCTCGGGCTCGAGCCGGACGACCCGGGCTGGGACTCCCCGCTCACGCCGCTCCCCCGGCCGTCCCGGGCCGTGCAGGCGCGCCAGGACGCGCAGTGGCTGCGGCTGTACGCCTACCCGTGGGCGACCCGGCGCCTGCGCGGCACCTCCTCCGGCGACACCCGGCGGGCGAAGCTGCCGACGCTGACCGAGGTCTGA